A single window of Streptomyces sudanensis DNA harbors:
- a CDS encoding M18 family aminopeptidase, whose product MSSSPTRFDRGHTDDLMTFLTASPSPYHAVATVAERLEKAGFRRVEETAAWDGAAGGRYVVRGGAIIAWYVPEGAAAHTPFRIVGAHTDSPNLRVKPQPDSGAHGWRQVAVEIYGGPLLNSWLDRDLGLAGRLTLRDGGHRLVNVDRPLLRVPQLAIHLDRQANDGLRLDRQRHMQPVWGLGDDVHEGDLIRFLADEAGLDARDVTGWDLMVHSVEPPAYLGRDRELLAAPRLDNLLSVHACTAALTAATAAGPTAHIPVMAAFDHEENGSESDSGAQGPLLGTVLERSVYARGGTYEDRARAFAGTVCLSSDVGHAVHPNYAERHDPTHHPRPNGGPILKVNVNQRYATDGSGRTVLAAACEEAGVPWQSFVSNNDLPCGTTIGPITAARHGIRTVDIGVACLSMHSARELCGADDPYLLANALTAFLK is encoded by the coding sequence ATGAGCAGCTCTCCCACCCGCTTCGACCGCGGCCACACCGACGACCTGATGACCTTCCTGACGGCCTCGCCGTCCCCGTACCACGCCGTGGCGACCGTCGCCGAGCGGCTGGAGAAGGCCGGTTTCCGCCGGGTGGAGGAGACCGCCGCGTGGGACGGCGCGGCCGGCGGCAGGTACGTGGTCCGGGGCGGCGCGATCATCGCGTGGTACGTGCCGGAGGGCGCCGCCGCCCACACGCCGTTCCGGATCGTGGGCGCCCACACCGACTCCCCCAACCTGCGCGTCAAGCCGCAGCCCGACAGCGGCGCCCACGGCTGGCGGCAGGTCGCCGTCGAGATCTACGGCGGCCCCCTGCTGAACTCCTGGCTCGACCGCGACCTCGGCCTCGCCGGCCGGCTCACCCTCCGCGACGGCGGCCACCGGCTGGTGAACGTCGACCGTCCGCTGCTGCGCGTCCCGCAACTCGCCATCCACCTGGACCGCCAGGCCAACGACGGCCTGAGGCTGGACCGCCAGCGCCACATGCAGCCCGTCTGGGGCCTGGGCGACGACGTCCACGAAGGCGACCTGATCCGCTTCCTCGCCGACGAGGCCGGCCTCGACGCGCGGGACGTCACCGGCTGGGACCTGATGGTCCACTCCGTCGAGCCCCCCGCCTACCTCGGCCGCGACCGCGAACTGCTCGCCGCGCCGCGCCTGGACAACCTCCTGTCCGTCCACGCCTGCACCGCCGCGCTCACCGCCGCCACCGCCGCCGGCCCGACCGCGCACATCCCCGTCATGGCCGCCTTCGACCACGAGGAGAACGGCTCCGAGTCCGACAGCGGCGCCCAGGGCCCCCTCCTCGGCACGGTGCTGGAACGATCCGTCTACGCACGCGGCGGCACCTACGAGGACCGCGCCCGCGCCTTCGCCGGGACCGTCTGCCTCTCCTCCGACGTGGGCCACGCCGTGCACCCCAACTACGCCGAGCGGCACGACCCGACGCACCACCCGCGCCCCAACGGCGGCCCCATCCTCAAGGTGAACGTCAACCAGCGGTACGCGACCGACGGCAGCGGACGGACCGTGCTCGCCGCGGCCTGCGAGGAGGCCGGCGTGCCGTGGCAGTCGTTCGTCTCCAACAACGACCTGCCGTGCGGCACGACGATCGGCCCGATCACCGCCGCCCGGCACGGCATCCGCACCGTCGACATCGGCGTCGCCTGCCTGTCCATGCACAGCGCGCGCGAGCTGTGCGGCGCCGACGACCCGTACCTCCTCGCCAACGCCCTGACCGCCTTCCTCAAGTGA
- a CDS encoding SseB family protein translates to MYGYEQNPGAQQQYAPPQQGYGQQPPLYPEPSPPSLTDAVRAFTTGSLSAEDFQQIFATSRVYCPRGDNPGFLALHNTQQPVIPMFTSLKQLRRYAGKESKYFVITGAEVLDLLPTGYGFVLDMEGDHRIVFDAKAVEEMVAFAMRRMYG, encoded by the coding sequence ATGTACGGCTACGAGCAGAACCCGGGAGCCCAGCAGCAGTACGCCCCGCCCCAGCAGGGGTACGGGCAGCAGCCGCCGCTGTACCCGGAGCCGTCCCCGCCGTCCCTCACGGACGCCGTGCGCGCGTTCACCACGGGCTCGCTGTCCGCCGAGGACTTCCAGCAGATCTTCGCCACGTCGAGGGTGTACTGCCCGCGCGGCGACAACCCGGGCTTCCTCGCGCTGCACAACACGCAGCAGCCGGTCATCCCGATGTTCACGTCGCTCAAGCAGCTCCGCCGGTACGCCGGCAAGGAGTCCAAGTACTTCGTGATCACCGGCGCCGAGGTCCTGGACCTCCTTCCGACCGGGTACGGCTTCGTCCTCGACATGGAGGGCGACCACCGGATCGTCTTCGACGCCAAGGCCGTCGAGGAGATGGTCGCCTTCGCGATGCGCCGCATGTACGGCTAG
- a CDS encoding recombinase family protein, whose protein sequence is MHQHTTADLYLRLSLDREGKTAIDRQEADCRAWAERNGLTVRKVHIDRGRSGYKNVSRKGFDAAITAATAGVVGVLIVWKLDRLSRKGIGEVGKALDGIDRVGGRLVSVMDGLDTKNDSARVTIAMLAELARNESRDLGMRVGNAKRYLRQRGQWIGGQPPYGLLVDPETKKLVQDPETAVYARLIADEALSGKALVHIARLLNGHGVESARGGEWNSSSVMQLLRSPAFAGLMPQTEYEEQPDGTRKYTNRVSPYRDPETLETVSIGEGIITVGERELILRRLEARTFPLAGKRHGQKQGKSLLTGMARCGFCGARMSKAGTSYQCSSHRMGRGCSGVSVRVESLDDYVTRAFLSRLPSLEPRDPLLAVIADRWVQREDPEVFAKRDAIEAEIADEGARLGDLEEARYVRGEFTGADAIDRYNRLAGRLRTRIEGLRADLLRMPIPSVDISPLLDAGLLREAWEADDAAGRRERLGLAIDRVEVQRGRVGVRFDGDERCRIVWATRDGARPVTGRTGHMTSLRESS, encoded by the coding sequence GTGCACCAACACACCACTGCCGACCTGTACTTACGCCTCTCCCTGGACCGGGAGGGCAAGACCGCGATCGACCGCCAGGAAGCCGACTGCCGGGCGTGGGCGGAGCGCAACGGACTGACCGTCCGCAAGGTCCACATCGACCGTGGACGTTCCGGCTACAAGAACGTCAGCCGCAAGGGATTCGATGCGGCGATCACAGCAGCCACAGCCGGCGTCGTGGGCGTTCTGATCGTCTGGAAGCTCGACCGCTTGTCCCGCAAGGGCATCGGCGAGGTCGGCAAGGCGCTGGACGGCATAGACCGGGTCGGCGGACGGCTGGTCTCCGTCATGGACGGCCTCGACACGAAGAACGACAGTGCGCGGGTCACCATCGCGATGCTGGCGGAACTGGCGCGCAACGAGTCCCGCGACCTTGGGATGCGCGTCGGCAACGCCAAGCGGTACCTGCGCCAGCGGGGCCAGTGGATCGGCGGACAGCCGCCTTACGGGCTGCTGGTGGACCCGGAGACGAAGAAGCTCGTCCAGGACCCCGAGACCGCTGTGTACGCCCGACTGATCGCCGACGAGGCGCTCTCCGGGAAGGCCCTTGTCCACATCGCCCGGTTGCTGAACGGGCACGGGGTGGAGTCCGCCCGTGGAGGCGAGTGGAACTCGTCCAGCGTCATGCAACTCCTTCGCTCACCGGCCTTCGCTGGTCTCATGCCGCAGACCGAGTACGAGGAGCAGCCGGACGGGACACGCAAGTACACGAACCGGGTCTCTCCCTACCGGGATCCGGAGACGCTCGAAACCGTGAGTATCGGTGAGGGGATCATCACGGTCGGGGAGCGTGAGCTCATCCTTCGCCGGCTCGAAGCGCGCACGTTCCCCCTGGCAGGGAAGCGGCACGGCCAGAAGCAAGGGAAGTCTTTGCTCACCGGGATGGCACGTTGTGGGTTCTGCGGGGCCCGGATGAGCAAGGCCGGCACGTCGTACCAGTGCTCCAGTCACCGGATGGGGCGAGGATGCTCCGGCGTCTCGGTTCGGGTCGAGAGCCTCGACGACTACGTGACCCGGGCATTCCTCTCACGTCTGCCGTCCCTGGAACCCCGGGACCCGCTCCTCGCCGTGATCGCCGATCGCTGGGTACAGCGGGAGGACCCTGAGGTTTTCGCGAAGCGGGACGCGATCGAGGCGGAGATCGCGGACGAAGGGGCCCGTCTGGGGGACCTGGAGGAGGCCAGGTACGTCCGTGGCGAGTTCACCGGCGCAGACGCGATCGACCGGTACAACCGGCTCGCCGGACGACTTCGTACCCGGATCGAGGGACTGCGCGCGGATCTACTGCGGATGCCGATCCCTTCCGTGGACATCTCTCCGCTCCTGGACGCGGGCCTGCTACGTGAAGCCTGGGAGGCCGATGATGCGGCCGGAAGGCGTGAACGCCTCGGCCTCGCAATCGATCGAGTGGAAGTCCAGCGAGGGAGGGTGGGTGTGAGGTTCGACGGTGACGAGCGCTGCCGGATCGTCTGGGCGACGAGAGACGGGGCCCGGCCAGTCACTGGCCGGACCGGGCATATGACCTCCCTCCGAGAATCCTCGTAG
- a CDS encoding NHL domain-containing thioredoxin family protein: MNDAAPEPAPAPAPRRARVRAPELIGKGGWINTGGKDLKLADFRGRTTILDFWTFCCINCLHVLDELRELEERHRDTVVIIGVHSPKFVHEADHQAVVDAVERYGVEHPVLDDPDLATWKQYAVRAWPTLVVIDPEGYVVAQHAGEGHAKAIGTLVAELEAEHGAKGTLRRGDGPYVPPEPTATHLRFPGKALALESGNLLVSDTTRHRLVEVAPDGETVVRRYGDGRRGLVDGPAESARFSEPQGMCALPDGRIVVADTVNHALRALDPETGAVSTLAGTGAQWMQGSPTSGPAREVALSSPWDVAWWRGRVWIAMAGVHQLWAYDPEDGTVEVAAGTTNEGLVDGPAAEAWFAQPSGLAAAGDRLWVADSETSALRWVDAEGLVHTAVGTGLFDFGHRDGAADQALFQHPLGVTALPDGSVAVCDTYNHALRRYDPAAGEVTTLATDLREPSDAVLVDGDLVVVESARHRLTRLRLPEEAVRVEAVAHRTQREATVIAPGSLRLDVVFRAPTGQKLDDRYGPSTRLLVSSTPPELLAGGAGSGTDLFRELELDPSVTEGVLHVSAMAASCDDDPDNEYPACHVHQQDWGVPVRVGEGGAARLPLILAGLDEA, from the coding sequence ATGAACGATGCTGCCCCGGAACCCGCCCCCGCTCCCGCGCCCCGCCGTGCCCGTGTCCGTGCCCCCGAGCTGATCGGCAAGGGAGGCTGGATCAACACCGGTGGGAAGGACCTGAAGCTCGCCGACTTCCGAGGTCGCACAACGATCCTCGATTTCTGGACCTTCTGCTGCATCAACTGCCTGCACGTCCTGGACGAGCTGCGGGAGCTGGAGGAGCGGCACCGCGACACCGTGGTGATCATCGGCGTGCACTCGCCGAAGTTCGTGCACGAGGCCGATCACCAGGCCGTCGTCGACGCCGTCGAGCGGTACGGGGTCGAGCACCCGGTGCTGGACGATCCGGACCTGGCGACCTGGAAGCAGTACGCCGTGCGGGCCTGGCCGACCCTGGTGGTGATCGACCCGGAGGGGTACGTCGTCGCCCAGCACGCGGGCGAGGGCCACGCGAAGGCCATCGGGACGCTGGTCGCCGAGTTGGAGGCCGAGCACGGGGCGAAGGGCACGCTGCGGCGCGGCGACGGCCCGTACGTGCCGCCGGAGCCGACCGCCACGCACCTGCGCTTCCCCGGCAAGGCGCTCGCCCTGGAGTCGGGCAACCTCCTGGTCTCCGATACGACCCGCCACCGGCTGGTCGAGGTGGCGCCGGACGGCGAGACCGTGGTGCGCCGGTACGGCGACGGGCGGCGCGGCCTGGTCGACGGGCCGGCGGAGTCGGCCCGCTTCAGCGAGCCGCAGGGGATGTGCGCGCTGCCCGACGGGCGGATCGTCGTCGCGGACACCGTCAACCACGCGCTGCGCGCCCTGGACCCGGAGACCGGTGCGGTCTCCACGCTCGCGGGGACCGGCGCCCAGTGGATGCAGGGCTCGCCCACGTCGGGTCCGGCCCGCGAGGTCGCCCTGTCGTCGCCGTGGGACGTGGCGTGGTGGCGGGGCCGCGTGTGGATCGCCATGGCCGGCGTCCACCAGCTGTGGGCGTACGACCCGGAGGACGGGACCGTGGAGGTCGCCGCCGGCACGACCAACGAGGGGCTGGTGGACGGCCCGGCCGCGGAGGCGTGGTTCGCGCAGCCGTCCGGGCTCGCGGCGGCCGGGGACCGGCTGTGGGTGGCGGACTCGGAGACCAGCGCCCTGCGCTGGGTGGACGCCGAGGGCCTCGTCCACACGGCCGTGGGCACCGGCCTGTTCGACTTCGGGCACCGGGACGGCGCCGCCGACCAGGCCCTGTTCCAGCACCCGCTGGGCGTGACCGCCCTGCCGGACGGCTCGGTCGCGGTCTGCGACACGTACAACCACGCGCTGCGCCGCTACGACCCGGCGGCCGGGGAGGTCACGACCCTCGCGACGGACCTGCGCGAGCCGAGCGACGCGGTCCTCGTCGACGGGGACCTGGTGGTGGTGGAGTCGGCGCGGCACCGGCTGACGCGGCTGCGGCTCCCGGAGGAGGCCGTGCGGGTGGAGGCGGTGGCGCACCGCACGCAGCGGGAGGCGACGGTGATCGCGCCGGGTTCGCTCCGGCTGGACGTGGTGTTCCGCGCGCCGACCGGGCAGAAGCTGGACGACCGGTACGGGCCGTCGACGCGGCTGCTGGTCTCCTCGACGCCGCCGGAGCTGCTGGCGGGCGGCGCGGGCAGCGGTACGGACCTGTTCCGGGAGCTGGAGCTGGACCCGTCGGTGACGGAGGGCGTCCTGCACGTCTCGGCGATGGCCGCCTCCTGCGACGACGACCCGGACAACGAGTACCCGGCGTGCCATGTCCACCAGCAGGACTGGGGCGTCCCGGTGCGGGTCGGGGAGGGCGGCGCCGCGCGCCTGCCCCTGATCCTGGCGGGACTTGACGAGGCGTAG
- a CDS encoding sporulation-delaying protein SdpB family protein: MLLRIGAWLTAITARDPFGNVLGVSRSLLASATFLTLAVNGPDTLFVPSAPGTAGRAQQCDGASAIGLFCVAPSLEAGRLAALAVLFAVIVGWRPRWTCVPHWYVAFSVQNNATVLDGGDQVCAVVTLLLVPVGLCDGRRWHWTSPARGDTDGPVLGLSYARRFTALAFLLLIQVQVFVIYFQAGVAKLGVQEWADGTAMYYWLSDPVFGATEWQQWVLRPILVNGFSVNLFTWSVFIGEIGLAIGLLVPWRLRRPFLAASLTFHAGIAFFMGITTFSLTMAAVDLLAYRSVYDPLPVPSKVLRAVRRGCGTEATGTFRDPPDAPTEAVCTGK; encoded by the coding sequence ATGCTCCTGAGAATCGGGGCATGGCTCACGGCGATCACGGCGCGGGACCCGTTCGGCAACGTGCTGGGGGTGTCCCGGAGCCTGCTCGCGTCGGCGACCTTCCTGACGCTCGCCGTCAACGGACCCGACACGCTCTTCGTCCCATCCGCGCCCGGTACGGCCGGCAGGGCGCAGCAGTGTGACGGGGCGTCGGCGATCGGTCTGTTCTGCGTCGCGCCCTCGCTCGAGGCGGGCAGGCTGGCGGCCCTGGCGGTGCTGTTCGCGGTGATCGTCGGCTGGCGGCCGCGGTGGACCTGCGTTCCCCACTGGTACGTGGCGTTCAGCGTCCAGAACAACGCGACCGTCCTGGACGGCGGAGACCAGGTGTGCGCGGTCGTCACCCTGCTGCTCGTACCCGTCGGCCTCTGCGACGGCCGCCGCTGGCACTGGACTTCGCCCGCGCGTGGCGACACGGACGGGCCCGTCCTCGGGCTGTCGTACGCGCGGAGGTTCACGGCCCTGGCGTTCCTCCTCCTGATCCAGGTCCAGGTTTTCGTCATCTACTTCCAGGCCGGTGTCGCGAAACTCGGGGTCCAGGAGTGGGCGGACGGGACGGCGATGTACTACTGGCTCTCCGACCCCGTCTTCGGTGCTACCGAATGGCAGCAGTGGGTCCTGCGCCCGATCCTGGTGAACGGGTTTTCCGTGAACCTCTTCACCTGGTCCGTGTTCATCGGGGAGATCGGTCTCGCCATCGGTCTGCTGGTGCCCTGGAGGCTGCGCCGCCCCTTCTTGGCGGCCTCGCTCACCTTCCACGCGGGCATCGCGTTCTTCATGGGCATCACGACCTTCTCGCTCACGATGGCGGCTGTCGACCTCCTCGCGTACCGGAGCGTCTACGACCCCCTTCCGGTCCCCTCGAAAGTGCTGCGCGCGGTGCGACGGGGGTGCGGAACGGAAGCGACCGGCACGTTCCGAGATCCGCCCGATGCCCCGACCGAGGCCGTGTGCACGGGGAAATAA
- a CDS encoding acyl-CoA dehydrogenase, with translation MGHYKSNLRDIEFNLFEVLGRAKVYGTGPFEEMDAETARSVLDELRRLAENELAESFADADRNPPVFDPQTGTAPVPASFKSSYQAFMDSEYWRLGLPEEIGGTTSPRSLVWAYAELVLGSNPAIWMYSSGPAFAGVLFEEGNEAQKAIAKIAVERQWGSTMVLTEPDAGSDVGAGRTRAVRQEDGSWHIEGVKRFITSGEHDMSENILHYVLARPEGAGPGTKGLSLFLVPKYHFDWETGELGERNGVYATNVEHKMGLKASNTCEMTFGDKHPAKGWLIGDKHDGIRQMFRIIEFARMMVGTKAIATLSTGYLNALEYAKERVQGPDLANFMDKTAPKVTITHHPDVRRSLMTQKAYAEGMRALVMYTAAVQDEIQVKEAAGEDARALHGLNDLLLPIVKGYGSEKSYEQLAQSLQTFGGSGYLQEYPLEQYIRDAKIDTLYEGTTAIQGQDFFFRKIVRDQGASLNALSEEIRKFLALGTGSEELAGAREALAKAAVDLEAIVGRMLTDLTSTGEDVRNIYKVGLNTTRLLMASGDVVVGYLLLRGAAVAAEKLAAGASAKDVPFYQGKIAAARFFAANVLPGVAAERLAAESVDNSLMELDEAAF, from the coding sequence ATGGGGCACTACAAGTCGAATCTCCGCGACATCGAGTTCAACCTCTTCGAGGTCCTCGGCCGCGCCAAGGTGTACGGCACCGGTCCGTTCGAGGAGATGGACGCCGAGACCGCCAGGAGCGTCCTGGACGAGCTCCGGCGCCTCGCGGAGAACGAGCTCGCCGAATCCTTCGCCGACGCGGACCGCAACCCGCCGGTCTTCGACCCGCAGACGGGCACCGCGCCGGTCCCGGCGTCCTTCAAGAGCTCCTACCAGGCGTTCATGGACTCCGAGTACTGGCGGCTCGGCCTGCCCGAGGAGATCGGCGGCACCACCTCCCCGCGCTCACTGGTCTGGGCGTACGCGGAGCTGGTCCTCGGCTCGAACCCGGCGATCTGGATGTACTCCTCCGGCCCCGCCTTCGCCGGCGTCCTCTTCGAGGAGGGCAACGAGGCGCAGAAGGCGATCGCGAAGATCGCCGTGGAGCGCCAGTGGGGCTCCACCATGGTGCTGACCGAGCCGGACGCCGGCTCCGACGTGGGCGCCGGCCGCACCAGGGCCGTCCGGCAGGAGGACGGCTCGTGGCACATCGAGGGCGTGAAGCGCTTCATCACCTCCGGTGAGCACGACATGTCGGAGAACATCCTCCACTACGTCCTCGCCCGTCCCGAGGGTGCCGGTCCGGGCACCAAGGGCCTGTCGCTGTTCCTCGTCCCGAAGTACCACTTCGACTGGGAGACCGGCGAACTGGGCGAGCGCAACGGCGTCTACGCGACCAACGTCGAGCACAAGATGGGCCTCAAGGCGTCCAACACGTGCGAGATGACCTTCGGCGACAAGCACCCCGCCAAGGGCTGGCTGATCGGCGACAAGCACGACGGCATCCGCCAGATGTTCCGCATCATCGAGTTCGCCCGCATGATGGTCGGCACGAAGGCCATCGCCACCCTGTCGACCGGCTACCTCAACGCGCTGGAGTACGCCAAGGAGCGCGTGCAGGGCCCCGACCTGGCGAACTTCATGGACAAGACCGCGCCGAAGGTCACCATCACCCACCACCCCGACGTGCGCCGCTCGCTGATGACGCAGAAGGCGTACGCGGAGGGCATGCGGGCCCTCGTCATGTACACCGCCGCGGTCCAGGACGAGATCCAGGTCAAGGAGGCGGCCGGCGAGGACGCCAGGGCTCTGCACGGCCTGAACGACCTGCTCCTGCCGATCGTGAAGGGCTACGGCTCCGAGAAGTCCTACGAGCAGCTCGCCCAGTCGCTCCAGACGTTCGGCGGCTCCGGCTACCTCCAGGAGTACCCGCTCGAGCAGTACATCCGCGACGCCAAGATCGACACCCTCTACGAGGGCACCACCGCCATCCAGGGCCAGGACTTCTTCTTCCGGAAGATCGTCCGCGACCAGGGCGCCTCCCTGAACGCCCTCTCCGAGGAGATCAGGAAGTTCCTCGCGCTCGGCACCGGCAGCGAGGAGCTGGCCGGCGCCCGCGAGGCGCTCGCCAAGGCGGCCGTCGACCTGGAGGCCATCGTCGGCAGGATGCTCACCGACCTCACCTCGACCGGCGAGGACGTCAGGAACATCTACAAGGTCGGCCTGAACACCACCCGCCTCCTCATGGCGTCCGGCGACGTCGTCGTCGGCTACCTGCTGCTGCGCGGCGCCGCCGTCGCCGCCGAGAAGCTGGCCGCCGGCGCCTCCGCGAAGGACGTGCCCTTCTACCAGGGCAAGATCGCGGCGGCGAGGTTCTTCGCCGCCAACGTCCTGCCGGGCGTCGCCGCCGAGCGCCTGGCCGCCGAGAGCGTCGACAACTCCCTGATGGAGCTGGACGAGGCCGCCTTCTGA
- a CDS encoding DUF6083 domain-containing protein encodes MTGGALVETTTSAAPPGAGPARRAAPVCAACEAPGAQWSAPLMMPLCPACTRAGTGSADRDPVRLGDVLRVTEAALRASGRGPGRVPSPRTGSPMTCRHCGGRALWHRTVNDRWVAIEPGVRPVAGVPRGRRWYIAGDGTAVHLHGAAPVDTCRVSHFDVCPARIRG; translated from the coding sequence GTGACCGGAGGTGCACTGGTGGAGACGACGACTTCGGCCGCCCCGCCCGGGGCCGGGCCCGCCCGCCGGGCGGCGCCCGTGTGCGCGGCCTGCGAGGCGCCCGGCGCGCAGTGGAGCGCCCCGCTGATGATGCCGCTGTGCCCGGCCTGCACGAGGGCGGGCACCGGTTCGGCGGACCGCGACCCGGTGCGCCTGGGGGACGTGCTGCGGGTGACGGAGGCGGCGCTGCGGGCGTCCGGGCGCGGCCCGGGGCGGGTCCCGTCGCCGCGTACGGGCTCGCCCATGACGTGCCGGCACTGCGGGGGCCGGGCGCTGTGGCACCGCACGGTGAACGACCGGTGGGTGGCGATCGAGCCGGGGGTGCGTCCGGTGGCGGGCGTGCCGCGCGGCAGGCGCTGGTACATAGCCGGGGACGGCACGGCGGTGCACCTGCACGGCGCCGCCCCGGTGGACACCTGCCGGGTGAGCCACTTCGACGTGTGCCCGGCACGGATCCGGGGCTGA
- a CDS encoding SMI1/KNR4 family protein produces MSAQTWAGVRERVLELAGLPGAERVFGFPRGGSPLEDPLTEAEVADLERYCGVRLPEEYRDFLLHVGAGGAGPAYGVFPVRRGEDGTWGWEGDGGDMTLPRRLAEPFRERMSPAERAALLGGRPEEEAYEDVEAYDAACDAWEERLLATLWSDEYTVGAICLCHLGCAQRQWLVVSGPERGRMWDDTRCDHDDLEPLGVTFARWYLDWLDEAYAKATAG; encoded by the coding sequence ATGAGCGCACAGACATGGGCGGGCGTCCGCGAGCGGGTCCTGGAACTGGCCGGACTACCCGGCGCGGAGCGGGTGTTCGGCTTCCCCAGGGGTGGAAGTCCGCTGGAGGACCCGCTGACCGAGGCGGAGGTGGCCGACCTGGAGCGGTACTGCGGCGTGCGGCTGCCCGAGGAGTACCGGGACTTCCTGCTGCACGTCGGGGCGGGCGGGGCCGGCCCGGCGTACGGCGTGTTCCCGGTGCGCCGCGGCGAGGACGGCACGTGGGGGTGGGAGGGGGACGGCGGCGACATGACGCTGCCGCGGCGCCTCGCGGAGCCGTTCCGGGAGCGGATGTCCCCGGCCGAGAGGGCGGCGCTCCTGGGGGGCCGGCCGGAGGAGGAGGCGTACGAGGACGTGGAGGCGTACGACGCGGCCTGCGACGCGTGGGAGGAGCGGCTGCTCGCGACCCTGTGGTCCGACGAGTACACGGTCGGCGCGATCTGCCTGTGCCACCTCGGGTGCGCCCAGCGGCAGTGGCTGGTGGTGTCCGGTCCGGAGCGCGGCCGCATGTGGGACGACACCCGCTGCGACCACGACGACCTGGAGCCGCTGGGCGTCACGTTCGCCCGGTGGTACCTGGACTGGCTCGACGAGGCGTACGCGAAGGCGACCGCGGGCTGA